Proteins encoded in a region of the Novibacillus thermophilus genome:
- a CDS encoding glycine betaine uptake BCCT transporter encodes MVFYLSVIIVSLFVIWGIVSPTRLGATTSTAFSYITETFGWFYLVVTFIFLVFSLYAAFGPYGRIKLGKKDDDPDYSYVSWLAMLFSAGMGIGLVFWGVAEPIMHYTDPPEGVTPETVEAARTGLRYTFFHWGLHPWAVYAVVGMALAYTQFRKEGAGLISATFRPLIGDGVNGPIGKIIDVLAAIATAAGVATSLGLGAMQINGGLTHLTGLPNSAGTQLAIIVAVTALFMISAVSGLDRGIKMLSNVNLSLASLLLLFVLMAGPTIFLMDTLTTTLGSYIGNIVTMSFRLTPFTGSDWIGTWTLFYWAWWIAWAPFVGTFIARISKGRTIREFVLTVMVMPTLLGALWFAVFGGSGLHLQMEKGVNLANVVNENMEAALFVTLQQFPLGTALSILATALIITFFVTSADSATFVLGTITSKGGTLQPKTYVKIIWGLLISGIAAVLLLSGGLEGLQTASFIAALPFSIVMLLMVVSLNRTLKSEVAKERQREKLRIQKLEELIEENIQNSDR; translated from the coding sequence ATCGTTTTTTATTTATCCGTCATCATCGTCAGTCTGTTTGTCATCTGGGGGATTGTATCTCCCACAAGGTTGGGCGCGACGACATCGACTGCCTTCTCGTACATCACGGAAACGTTCGGCTGGTTTTACTTAGTGGTCACTTTCATTTTTCTCGTGTTTTCCCTATATGCCGCATTCGGTCCCTACGGAAGAATCAAATTGGGGAAAAAGGACGACGATCCAGATTACTCGTACGTTTCATGGTTGGCCATGCTGTTCTCTGCCGGAATGGGAATCGGCCTCGTGTTTTGGGGGGTTGCCGAGCCGATCATGCACTATACCGATCCCCCGGAAGGTGTGACACCGGAAACAGTCGAAGCAGCGCGGACTGGATTGCGTTACACCTTTTTCCACTGGGGCCTGCACCCGTGGGCGGTCTACGCCGTCGTCGGGATGGCACTTGCCTACACACAGTTCCGCAAAGAGGGAGCTGGCTTGATCAGCGCCACATTCCGTCCTTTAATCGGAGATGGCGTGAACGGCCCGATCGGAAAAATAATCGACGTGTTAGCGGCCATCGCAACGGCAGCAGGCGTTGCCACATCTTTGGGACTCGGTGCCATGCAGATCAACGGGGGACTGACACACCTGACTGGCTTGCCGAACAGTGCGGGAACGCAGCTCGCCATCATTGTCGCCGTCACTGCGCTATTCATGATCTCCGCCGTATCAGGGTTAGACCGGGGGATCAAAATGCTGAGCAACGTGAACTTAAGTCTTGCCAGTCTGTTACTCCTGTTCGTACTGATGGCCGGTCCAACCATCTTTCTGATGGACACGTTGACGACGACACTGGGCAGTTACATCGGCAATATTGTCACGATGAGCTTCAGGTTAACCCCGTTTACGGGCAGTGACTGGATTGGAACGTGGACCCTCTTTTACTGGGCTTGGTGGATTGCGTGGGCACCGTTTGTCGGAACATTTATCGCCCGTATTTCCAAAGGGCGGACCATTCGAGAATTCGTCCTAACCGTCATGGTCATGCCGACTTTGCTCGGCGCACTTTGGTTCGCCGTATTCGGCGGTTCCGGATTGCATTTGCAGATGGAAAAAGGCGTCAATCTCGCCAACGTCGTCAACGAGAACATGGAGGCCGCCCTTTTTGTGACTCTCCAACAATTTCCTCTCGGTACGGCCCTCAGTATTCTGGCAACGGCTTTGATTATCACCTTCTTTGTGACTTCAGCGGATTCCGCCACCTTTGTGCTGGGAACGATCACGTCGAAGGGCGGTACTCTCCAGCCTAAAACGTACGTTAAAATTATTTGGGGACTGCTCATCTCAGGAATTGCCGCCGTACTGTTGTTGAGCGGCGGCCTGGAAGGGTTGCAAACCGCTTCCTTCATCGCAGCCCTGCCGTTCTCCATCGTGATGTTGCTCATGGTCGTCTCCCTCAACCGCACGTTGAAATCAGAAGTGGCGAAAGAGCGGCAGAGAGAGAAGTTACGCATTCAAAAATTGGAAGAACTTATCGAGGAAAACATTCAGAACAGTGATCGTTAA
- the gatC gene encoding Asp-tRNA(Asn)/Glu-tRNA(Gln) amidotransferase subunit GatC has product MSISKEEVRHVAELARLSLTEEETETFSLQLSDILDFAGKLNELDTEEVEPTSHVLPIQNVLREDEVRPSWPREKVLSNAPDVEAGQFKVPAILEE; this is encoded by the coding sequence GTGAGTATTTCAAAAGAAGAGGTGCGGCACGTGGCCGAACTGGCTCGTTTGTCGCTCACTGAGGAAGAAACTGAGACGTTCAGCCTTCAGTTGAGTGACATTCTCGATTTTGCCGGGAAATTAAACGAATTGGATACAGAAGAGGTAGAGCCGACCAGTCATGTGCTGCCGATACAGAACGTCTTGCGAGAGGACGAAGTACGCCCTTCATGGCCCCGTGAAAAGGTTTTGTCCAATGCTCCCGATGTCGAGGCCGGGCAGTTTAAAGTGCCAGCCATTCTGGAGGAGTAG
- the gatA gene encoding Asp-tRNA(Asn)/Glu-tRNA(Gln) amidotransferase subunit GatA encodes MSLLSLPLKELHKRLRSGDLTAADLVDESLNRIKEVDGEIEAFLLVDEEGARKRASQLDEQLAKTGELGMLAALPAGIKDNICTEGIRTTCASQLLANYEPIYNATVMDKLREAQAIPVGKLNMDEFAMGSSTENSGFKRTYNPWDKKRVPGGSSGGSAASVAAGEVYFSLGSDTGGSIRQPAAFCGVVGLKPTYGLVSRFGLVAFASSLDQIGPLTKNVEDSAYVLQAIAGHDPHDSTSVHVDIPDYVSALTGEVKGLKIGVPKELLGEGIDSGVKERVRAALRELERLGAVWEEVSMPHVDYAVASFYLIATAEASSNLARFDGVRYGVRADKVENLIDLYRETRGQGFGPEVKRRIMLGTYALSSGYYDAYYKKAQKVRTLIKQDFDRVFEKYDVIIGPTTPTPAFKVGEKIADPLTIYMEDYCTIPANLAGLPAISVPCGFVDDLPVGLQIIGKAFDESTVLRVAHAYEQQTDHHTKRPVLTGGEAQ; translated from the coding sequence ATGTCATTGTTGAGTTTGCCACTCAAGGAGTTACATAAGCGATTGAGGTCAGGCGACCTCACTGCCGCAGATTTGGTAGACGAATCGCTCAATCGGATTAAAGAAGTTGACGGAGAGATTGAAGCCTTTCTGCTCGTGGACGAAGAAGGGGCACGCAAGAGAGCGAGTCAGCTGGACGAGCAGTTAGCCAAGACTGGTGAGCTTGGGATGCTCGCTGCCCTTCCGGCCGGCATCAAGGACAACATTTGCACGGAGGGGATTCGCACGACGTGTGCCAGCCAGCTGCTCGCCAACTACGAACCGATTTACAACGCGACGGTCATGGACAAGCTACGGGAGGCGCAGGCCATTCCCGTAGGTAAGCTAAACATGGACGAATTTGCCATGGGCTCCTCGACGGAAAACTCCGGCTTTAAGCGAACGTACAACCCGTGGGATAAAAAACGAGTACCAGGCGGGTCAAGCGGCGGTTCCGCCGCGTCTGTCGCCGCGGGAGAAGTGTATTTCAGCTTGGGATCGGATACGGGGGGGTCCATTCGCCAGCCCGCCGCGTTTTGCGGTGTAGTCGGACTGAAACCGACGTACGGTCTTGTCTCTCGCTTCGGACTCGTGGCGTTTGCCTCTTCCCTCGACCAGATCGGACCGCTGACGAAGAATGTGGAGGACAGTGCTTACGTGTTGCAAGCCATCGCTGGGCATGATCCGCACGATTCCACATCGGTCCACGTCGACATCCCCGACTATGTATCGGCACTGACAGGCGAGGTCAAAGGTCTCAAAATCGGCGTGCCCAAAGAACTCCTCGGCGAAGGCATTGATTCCGGTGTCAAAGAAAGAGTCAGGGCCGCGCTGCGAGAACTGGAACGTCTGGGGGCCGTGTGGGAAGAAGTGTCTATGCCACATGTCGATTACGCGGTGGCCAGTTTCTACCTCATCGCTACGGCGGAGGCGTCGTCAAACTTGGCTCGCTTCGACGGCGTACGGTACGGTGTCCGGGCGGACAAGGTCGAAAATCTCATCGATCTGTACAGAGAAACGCGCGGTCAAGGATTTGGCCCCGAAGTAAAGCGGCGCATCATGCTCGGAACGTACGCCCTCAGTTCCGGTTACTACGACGCGTACTACAAAAAAGCGCAAAAAGTGCGGACATTGATTAAACAAGACTTCGACCGCGTGTTCGAAAAGTATGACGTCATCATCGGGCCGACGACCCCGACGCCGGCGTTTAAAGTGGGAGAAAAAATTGCTGATCCGCTCACCATCTATATGGAAGACTACTGTACGATCCCGGCCAATTTAGCAGGTTTACCGGCCATTAGTGTACCGTGTGGATTTGTCGACGATTTGCCTGTAGGATTGCAAATTATCGGTAAAGCGTTCGACGAGTCGACTGTATTGCGCGTCGCCCATGCGTATGAACAGCAGACAGACCATCATACGAAGCGGCCGGTGCTAACAGGAGGGGAAGCGCAATGA
- the gatB gene encoding Asp-tRNA(Asn)/Glu-tRNA(Gln) amidotransferase subunit GatB: MNRYETVIGLEVHVELSTKSKIFCGCSTEFGAPPNTHTCPVCLGHPGVLPVLNRQAVEYAMKAAMALNCDIATHSQFDRKNYFYPDNPKAYQISQSDQPIGENGWIEIEVDGEKKRIGITRVHLEEDAGKLMHAEGGSASLVDLNRAGLPLIEIVSEPDMRSPAEARAYLEKLKAIIQYTGVSDVKMEEGSLRCDANISLRKRGDTTFGAKTEIKNMNSFRAVQRGLEFEEKRQARVLDQGGTLVQETRRYNEADGTTISMRSKEEAHDYRYFPEPDLVRLTIDDAWKEQVKASIPELPDSRQKRYVEQYGLPRYDAGVITASKSLADFFEDCLEHTENVKAVANWIMGDLSAHLNANDLDVTDVPLTPEGLGKMIALIDNGTISSKIAKKVFKDMLENGGDPEQIVKEKGLVQISDEGKLREIVADVIANNPKSVEDFKNGKDRAIGFLVGQVMKTTKGQANPQMVNELIREKLKK; encoded by the coding sequence ATGAACCGATACGAAACCGTCATCGGACTAGAAGTGCACGTCGAACTGTCCACGAAATCGAAAATCTTTTGCGGGTGTTCCACCGAGTTTGGCGCCCCTCCTAACACCCATACGTGTCCCGTCTGTTTGGGTCACCCAGGGGTGCTTCCGGTGTTAAACCGCCAGGCTGTCGAGTACGCCATGAAAGCGGCAATGGCGTTGAACTGTGACATTGCCACCCACAGCCAATTCGACCGCAAAAACTACTTTTACCCGGACAACCCGAAAGCTTACCAAATTTCGCAGTCTGATCAGCCCATCGGTGAGAACGGCTGGATTGAAATCGAAGTGGACGGGGAGAAGAAGCGCATCGGCATTACGAGGGTGCACCTGGAAGAAGATGCGGGAAAACTGATGCACGCAGAAGGGGGATCGGCGTCCCTCGTCGACTTAAACCGTGCCGGGTTGCCGCTCATCGAAATTGTATCCGAACCGGATATGCGTTCACCGGCGGAAGCGCGGGCTTACTTGGAAAAACTGAAAGCGATCATCCAGTACACAGGTGTGTCCGACGTCAAAATGGAAGAAGGATCGTTGCGCTGCGATGCCAACATCAGTTTGCGGAAGCGGGGTGACACGACGTTCGGGGCGAAGACTGAGATCAAAAACATGAACTCGTTTCGTGCCGTGCAACGCGGTTTGGAGTTTGAGGAGAAACGTCAGGCCCGCGTTTTGGACCAGGGGGGGACACTCGTTCAGGAGACGCGCCGGTATAACGAGGCGGACGGGACGACGATCTCCATGCGCTCTAAAGAAGAAGCCCACGATTACCGCTATTTCCCGGAACCGGATCTCGTCAGGCTCACTATTGACGATGCGTGGAAAGAACAGGTAAAAGCGTCCATTCCGGAACTGCCGGATTCAAGGCAAAAGCGTTACGTCGAGCAGTATGGATTGCCCCGTTACGATGCCGGCGTCATTACGGCGTCGAAGTCGCTGGCTGACTTCTTCGAAGACTGCCTCGAACATACAGAGAACGTCAAAGCTGTCGCCAACTGGATCATGGGGGATCTGTCGGCGCACTTAAACGCCAACGACCTCGACGTGACGGACGTGCCGCTCACACCGGAAGGACTGGGTAAAATGATTGCCCTGATCGACAACGGGACGATCAGCAGCAAGATTGCCAAAAAAGTGTTCAAAGACATGTTGGAAAACGGCGGTGACCCGGAACAGATCGTCAAAGAGAAGGGGCTTGTCCAGATTAGTGACGAAGGGAAGTTGAGAGAAATTGTGGCCGATGTGATTGCCAACAACCCGAAGTCAGTGGAAGACTTCAAGAACGGAAAAGACCGGGCCATCGGATTTCTCGTCGGCCAAGTGATGAAAACGACGAAAGGGCAGGCTAATCCGCAAATGGTCAACGAGCTCATCCGCGAAAAACTGAAGAAATAG